The Sphingomonas sp. LY54 genome includes a region encoding these proteins:
- the gspD gene encoding type II secretion system secretin GspD, with translation MKFRGWFVALALVAAPVSPAWSQYVLNLRDADIRAFIEDAARVTGRAIVIDGGVQGKVSVVTQRPLSRSEYFELFLSTLRANGLVAVPIAGGGLRVQPAAGAASSGSAGRRAASPSSFVTEIFRLRHIDAASAAETVRPLVSKDGSVTANRNSLVVADFADNIARIRGILAGIDRDTASTRTLALDNAGAREIAEALGALVGPDAKVSVVAVDSANAIALRGDAATVARLVEMARDLDARAASGTELRVVFLEHADAEQLLPVIQQLLGQAPTPARSQGLARTSGNANNSRSGGTSPPPPPPAAAAAAASGASVFGNKTTVVTRFEGANAIVIAAPADVQRQLGAVIRQLDTRRAQVLVEAIIVEISDTAAKQLGVQLLMAGLEGSNIPFAVTNYSNASPNILPIAGAVAAERLRRTTTTVNGQVVTTTQNSGLADTLQQAAAAELLGATGGLGGFALRSGREIFGAIINAVQSDNQSNILSTPSIMTLDNQEARILVGQEIPITTGEALSDNFDNAFRTVQRQNVGISLEVKPQINAGGTIKLDLRQEVSSIAGPVSRDFSDLILNKREIETTITVDDGEIVGIGGLLDDNERRTIEKIPFLGDLPVLGNLFKSKGKARAKTNLMVFIRPTILRSAADARAMTDRRYGYIRGRQYLQNPDAEPSLDELLREYMGVTPPGQPPAVPAPLDPALYAPAVTPAAEGAR, from the coding sequence ATGAAGTTTCGTGGTTGGTTTGTGGCGTTGGCGCTGGTTGCGGCGCCGGTTTCGCCGGCGTGGTCGCAATATGTTTTGAACCTGCGCGATGCGGACATTCGGGCGTTCATCGAGGATGCGGCGCGGGTGACGGGTCGGGCGATCGTGATCGACGGCGGGGTGCAGGGCAAGGTGTCGGTGGTGACGCAGCGGCCCTTGTCGCGCTCGGAATATTTCGAGTTGTTCCTGTCGACCCTGCGCGCCAACGGGCTGGTGGCGGTGCCGATTGCGGGCGGCGGGCTTCGCGTCCAGCCGGCGGCCGGCGCTGCCTCGTCGGGCTCGGCCGGGCGGCGGGCGGCGAGCCCGAGCAGCTTCGTCACCGAGATTTTCCGGCTGCGCCATATCGATGCCGCTTCGGCGGCCGAGACGGTGCGGCCTCTGGTCAGCAAGGACGGCTCGGTGACCGCCAACCGCAATTCGCTGGTGGTGGCCGACTTTGCCGACAATATCGCGCGCATCCGCGGCATATTGGCCGGGATCGACCGCGACACTGCGTCAACGCGAACGCTGGCGCTGGACAATGCCGGCGCGCGCGAGATCGCCGAGGCGCTGGGCGCGCTGGTCGGGCCCGATGCCAAGGTGTCGGTGGTGGCGGTCGACAGCGCCAATGCGATCGCGCTCAGGGGCGATGCGGCCACCGTGGCGCGGCTCGTCGAGATGGCGCGCGACCTCGACGCGCGCGCGGCCAGCGGCACCGAATTGCGCGTGGTGTTCCTCGAACATGCCGACGCCGAGCAATTGCTGCCGGTGATCCAGCAATTGCTCGGCCAGGCGCCGACCCCGGCGCGCTCGCAGGGGCTGGCGCGGACCAGCGGCAATGCCAACAATTCCCGCAGCGGCGGCACGTCGCCGCCGCCGCCTCCGCCCGCGGCGGCTGCCGCCGCGGCGAGCGGGGCGAGCGTGTTCGGCAACAAGACTACGGTGGTGACGCGGTTCGAGGGCGCCAATGCGATCGTCATCGCCGCCCCGGCCGACGTCCAGCGGCAATTGGGCGCGGTCATCCGCCAGCTGGACACGCGCCGCGCGCAGGTGCTGGTCGAGGCGATCATCGTCGAGATTTCCGACACGGCCGCCAAGCAGCTTGGCGTGCAATTGCTGATGGCGGGGCTGGAGGGGAGCAACATCCCGTTCGCGGTCACCAATTATTCCAACGCCTCGCCCAACATCCTGCCGATCGCGGGCGCGGTGGCGGCCGAGCGGCTGCGGCGGACGACGACCACGGTCAACGGCCAGGTCGTCACCACCACCCAGAATAGCGGGCTCGCCGACACGCTGCAGCAGGCGGCGGCGGCCGAGCTGCTCGGCGCGACCGGCGGCCTCGGCGGCTTCGCCTTGCGCAGCGGCCGCGAGATATTCGGGGCGATCATCAACGCGGTCCAGTCCGACAACCAGTCGAACATCCTCTCGACGCCCTCGATCATGACGCTCGACAATCAGGAGGCGCGGATCCTGGTCGGCCAGGAGATCCCGATCACGACCGGCGAGGCCTTGTCGGACAATTTCGACAACGCCTTCCGCACCGTCCAGCGCCAGAATGTCGGCATCTCGCTGGAGGTCAAACCGCAGATCAATGCCGGCGGCACGATCAAGCTCGACCTGAGGCAAGAGGTGAGCTCGATCGCCGGGCCGGTGTCGCGCGATTTTTCCGATCTGATCCTCAACAAGCGCGAGATCGAGACGACGATCACGGTCGATGATGGCGAGATCGTCGGCATTGGCGGGCTGCTCGACGACAATGAGCGGCGCACGATCGAGAAGATCCCGTTCCTCGGCGACCTGCCGGTGCTCGGCAATTTGTTCAAATCCAAGGGCAAGGCGCGCGCCAAGACGAACCTGATGGTGTTCATCCGGCCGACCATCCTGCGCTCGGCGGCCGACGCGCGGGCGATGACCGACCGCCGCTACGGCTACATACGCGGCCGCCAATATCTGCAGAACCCGGATGCCGAGCCGAGCCTCGACGAGCTTTTGCGCGAATATATGGGCGTCACCCCGCCCGGGCAGCCGCCGGCCGTGCCGGCGCCGCTCGATCCCGCGCTCTACGCGCCGGCCGTAACGCCGGCCGCAGAGGGCGCGCGATGA
- the gspG gene encoding type II secretion system major pseudopilin GspG, whose protein sequence is MQKVVTRLKAWRRLRRRRAEQGFTLVELMVVIVIMGLLATVVVINVMPAQDTARVKKAEADIALLEQAAEMYRLNKLDYPAGGQGLQALVSEGFVKRLPDDPWGNPYHYAAPGGEGRAFDIYSYGADGREGGEGDDADIGNWKS, encoded by the coding sequence ATGCAGAAAGTCGTGACGCGTCTGAAGGCCTGGCGGAGGCTGCGCCGCCGGCGCGCCGAACAGGGCTTCACCCTGGTCGAACTGATGGTCGTGATCGTCATCATGGGGCTGCTCGCGACCGTGGTCGTGATCAACGTCATGCCGGCGCAGGATACCGCGCGGGTCAAGAAGGCCGAGGCCGATATCGCTCTGCTCGAGCAGGCCGCCGAAATGTACCGGCTGAACAAGCTCGATTATCCGGCGGGCGGGCAGGGGCTGCAGGCGTTGGTCAGCGAAGGCTTCGTCAAGCGACTGCCCGACGATCCCTGGGGCAATCCCTATCATTATGCCGCTCCCGGGGGCGAGGGGCGCGCCTTCGACATCTACAGCTATGGCGCGGACGGGCGCGAGGGCGGCGAAGGCGACGATGCGGACATCGGCAACTGGAAGAGCTGA
- the gspI gene encoding type II secretion system minor pseudopilin GspI: MSAADPSEQGFTLVEMLVALAIFSLAALALLRLEGATLANTTRLDEQAIAQIVARNIAVETMTDPRAPALGEERGETVNGGRRWAWKRVTALSPEPRIQMITVSVEGAAGGATLTLFRRAEQ; the protein is encoded by the coding sequence GTGTCGGCGGCTGACCCCAGCGAACAGGGCTTCACGCTCGTCGAGATGCTGGTCGCGCTCGCGATCTTCAGCCTCGCCGCGCTCGCCTTGCTGCGGCTCGAAGGCGCGACGCTCGCCAACACAACGCGGCTCGACGAGCAGGCGATCGCCCAGATCGTCGCGCGCAACATCGCCGTCGAGACGATGACCGACCCGCGCGCGCCGGCCCTGGGCGAGGAACGCGGCGAGACGGTGAACGGCGGCCGCCGCTGGGCGTGGAAGCGGGTGACCGCGCTGTCGCCCGAACCGCGCATCCAGATGATCACCGTCTCGGTCGAAGGCGCGGCCGGCGGCGCGACGCTCACTCTGTTCCGGCGGGCCGAACAATGA
- a CDS encoding GspH/FimT family pseudopilin: MRTSATGRADIRPRCDRGEQGFTLIELLVVLVLLGLMSAAVIVAMPDPRGALVAEAERFAARTAAAQEKAITDARAMAVRVGAAGYGFDVREAGAWRPLDRKPFVDQAWSEGVTAGVGGEGIVRITLDPTGIAVPARIVLQRAGEQVAVEIGADGNVRVGG, from the coding sequence ATGCGGACATCGGCAACTGGAAGAGCTGACATCCGGCCCCGGTGCGATCGCGGCGAGCAGGGCTTCACGCTCATCGAGCTGCTGGTCGTGCTGGTGCTGCTCGGCCTGATGTCGGCCGCGGTGATCGTGGCGATGCCCGACCCGCGCGGCGCGCTGGTGGCCGAGGCCGAGCGCTTCGCCGCCCGCACCGCCGCGGCCCAGGAGAAAGCGATCACCGACGCCCGCGCGATGGCGGTCCGGGTCGGCGCCGCCGGCTACGGCTTCGACGTGCGCGAGGCCGGCGCATGGCGTCCGCTCGACCGCAAGCCGTTCGTCGACCAGGCGTGGAGCGAAGGCGTGACGGCCGGCGTCGGCGGCGAGGGGATCGTGCGGATCACGCTCGACCCGACCGGCATCGCCGTGCCGGCGCGGATCGTGCTGCAGCGCGCTGGCGAACAGGTGGCGGTCGAGATCGGCGCCGACGGGAATGTCCGTGTCGGCGGCTGA
- the gspM gene encoding type II secretion system protein GspM → MNASLKAWWRSRTLREQRLLLVMAALAAILLSWLLIVRPLSDALSSARERHGEAVVALAQARAQAKLVTQLQGEVAPRASGPVDALLMRTANETGFKVARVDSAGSARATIAIEAARPQAFFQWVDRMENQEGLLVERLKATANSDQTLAIEATFRARAL, encoded by the coding sequence ATGAATGCGAGCCTCAAAGCCTGGTGGCGCAGCCGCACCTTGCGCGAGCAGAGGCTGCTGCTCGTGATGGCGGCGCTCGCCGCGATCCTTCTCTCCTGGCTGCTGATCGTGCGGCCCTTGTCGGATGCGCTCTCGTCGGCCCGGGAGCGGCACGGCGAGGCGGTGGTGGCGCTGGCCCAGGCGCGCGCGCAGGCCAAGCTGGTGACCCAATTGCAGGGTGAGGTGGCACCCCGCGCATCGGGTCCGGTCGATGCGCTGCTGATGCGGACCGCGAACGAGACCGGGTTCAAGGTTGCGCGCGTGGACAGTGCGGGCTCGGCCCGGGCGACGATCGCGATCGAGGCGGCGCGACCGCAGGCCTTCTTCCAGTGGGTGGACCGGATGGAGAATCAGGAAGGGCTGCTGGTGGAGCGGCTGAAGGCGACCGCGAACAGCGACCAGACCCTCGCCATCGAGGCCACGTTCCGAGCGAGGGCCCTGTAA
- the gspN gene encoding type II secretion system protein N yields the protein MRIRLPLGRTLFLVSAFLFAIVALLPLRLALDWLALDERGFAAREAKGSLWLGALSEAQFGSVALGDLRASLRTLPLFVGRARVDLVRDDDTEPFQASVTLSRNRFLIDDMTGPLAIGGALAPLPIGKLAFEDVSAHFTDGMCSSAEGRVKADVAGEAGGLPLPSALSGNARCDQGALLLPLASQSGMESLNLRLFDDGRYEVALAIRPADDGMRDALLAAGFRLTATGYVLEAAGAL from the coding sequence ATGCGTATCCGATTGCCGCTGGGCCGCACGCTCTTTCTTGTGTCGGCTTTCCTGTTCGCGATCGTGGCGCTGTTGCCGCTGCGGTTGGCGCTCGACTGGCTGGCGCTCGACGAACGCGGTTTCGCCGCGCGCGAGGCGAAGGGGAGTTTGTGGCTAGGCGCGCTCAGCGAAGCGCAGTTCGGCTCGGTGGCATTGGGCGACCTGCGCGCGAGCCTGCGGACCTTGCCCTTGTTCGTCGGACGCGCGCGCGTCGATCTGGTCCGCGACGACGACACGGAGCCGTTCCAGGCGTCGGTCACGCTGTCGCGCAATCGGTTCTTGATCGACGACATGACCGGGCCGCTCGCGATCGGCGGCGCGCTGGCGCCCCTGCCGATCGGCAAGCTCGCCTTCGAGGACGTCAGCGCCCACTTCACCGACGGCATGTGCAGCAGCGCCGAGGGCCGGGTGAAGGCCGACGTCGCGGGCGAGGCGGGCGGCCTGCCCTTGCCCTCCGCGCTCAGCGGCAATGCCCGCTGCGACCAAGGCGCATTGCTGCTGCCGCTGGCCAGCCAGAGCGGGATGGAATCGCTCAACCTGCGCCTGTTCGACGACGGCCGCTACGAGGTCGCGCTGGCGATCCGACCGGCCGACGACGGCATGCGCGACGCGTTGCTCGCCGCGGGCTTCCGGCTGACCGCCACCGGCTATGTGCTGGAGGCCGCGGGCGCGCTCTGA
- the gspJ gene encoding type II secretion system minor pseudopilin GspJ, with amino-acid sequence MTRPQEAGFTLVELLVALFIFGLLSAAGVALLSFSVRAQDAADTRLDALSALRRANALIGADLAQATPRISRDEAGAVRPAFDGAADSLMLVRRGWENFDGAPRPSLQKVEYRLLGDRLERRGYFHVDGAQPLESVTLLTGVRRMGLRYRDAEGAWRDRWDPTRITDLPSAVELVVDSENEGTVRQLFAVGAPS; translated from the coding sequence ATGACTCGCCCGCAGGAAGCCGGTTTCACATTGGTCGAGTTGCTCGTCGCCCTGTTCATCTTCGGGCTGCTGTCGGCGGCCGGCGTCGCCTTGCTCTCGTTCAGCGTGCGCGCGCAGGACGCGGCCGACACCCGGCTCGACGCGCTGTCGGCGCTGCGGCGAGCGAACGCGCTGATCGGCGCCGATCTGGCCCAGGCGACGCCGCGGATCAGCCGCGACGAGGCGGGTGCGGTCCGCCCCGCCTTCGACGGGGCGGCTGATTCGCTGATGCTGGTCCGGCGTGGCTGGGAGAATTTCGACGGCGCGCCGCGGCCCTCGCTGCAGAAGGTCGAATATCGGCTGCTCGGCGACCGGCTCGAGCGGCGCGGCTATTTCCATGTCGACGGCGCGCAGCCGCTGGAGAGCGTGACTTTGCTGACCGGCGTGCGGCGGATGGGCCTGCGCTATCGCGACGCGGAAGGCGCCTGGCGCGACCGCTGGGACCCGACCCGGATCACCGATCTGCCCAGCGCGGTCGAACTGGTCGTCGACAGCGAGAACGAAGGCACGGTCCGCCAGCTTTTCGCCGTGGGCGCGCCCTCGTGA
- the gspK gene encoding type II secretion system minor pseudopilin GspK, translating to MKRQVPPGEQGAALLTVLLLVAVMGALAAAAFEKLRLSTALAANSAALEQARAFATGIESLLTLRVDDILAASPEKTTLMGGWNGAERQIPLPGGGIARATVRDGGNCFNINSLGEGDIPTALAPRPSGIAQFVGLMRALEIPEGSARRVAEAAGDWIDGDDVPSQQGAEDSAYAEREQPYRTGNTLFADVSELRALSGMTAEIYERVRPFLCALPAAELSPINVNTLTPEQAPLIAMLAPDQISLDAARQVIASRPVAGWSDLGEFYRTPGLAEVQIPGDILGQPQVKTSWFRIDLRIALREAELQESALVDARQGGARIVARTWGEVD from the coding sequence GTGAAGCGCCAGGTGCCTCCCGGCGAGCAGGGCGCTGCCCTGCTGACGGTGCTGTTGCTGGTCGCGGTGATGGGCGCGCTCGCGGCTGCCGCCTTCGAGAAATTACGCCTGTCGACCGCGCTCGCCGCCAATTCCGCGGCGCTCGAACAGGCGCGTGCTTTCGCGACCGGGATCGAATCGCTGCTTACTTTGCGGGTCGACGACATCCTCGCCGCCAGCCCGGAGAAGACGACGCTCATGGGCGGCTGGAACGGCGCCGAGCGGCAAATTCCCTTGCCCGGCGGCGGGATCGCCCGCGCCACTGTGCGCGACGGCGGCAATTGCTTCAATATCAACAGCCTCGGCGAGGGCGACATCCCGACCGCGCTCGCGCCGCGTCCGTCCGGCATCGCCCAGTTCGTCGGCCTGATGCGGGCGCTCGAGATCCCGGAAGGGTCGGCGCGGCGCGTCGCCGAAGCGGCGGGCGACTGGATCGACGGCGACGACGTTCCCAGCCAGCAGGGCGCCGAGGATTCGGCTTATGCCGAGCGCGAGCAGCCCTACCGCACCGGCAACACCTTGTTCGCCGACGTCAGCGAACTGCGCGCGCTGAGCGGCATGACCGCGGAGATTTACGAACGGGTGCGGCCGTTTCTGTGCGCGCTTCCGGCGGCCGAGCTTTCGCCGATCAACGTCAATACGCTGACGCCCGAGCAGGCGCCGCTGATCGCGATGCTTGCGCCCGACCAGATCAGCCTCGATGCGGCGCGGCAGGTGATCGCCTCGCGGCCGGTGGCCGGATGGAGCGACCTGGGCGAATTCTACCGGACGCCGGGGCTCGCCGAGGTGCAGATTCCCGGCGACATCCTCGGCCAGCCGCAAGTGAAGACTAGCTGGTTCCGCATCGATCTGCGCATTGCGTTGCGGGAAGCGGAACTGCAGGAATCGGCGCTCGTCGATGCGCGCCAGGGGGGCGCCCGCATCGTCGCCCGCACATGGGGGGAAGTGGATTGA
- a CDS encoding GspE/PulE family protein encodes MSEEIAGPSTPLPINIPYGFAKRFGVALTGEQDGRLQVALRQGGDPRALIEVRRYLARSFDLAFVAEEAFDRILSERYAMDGEAAAHAAGSLGLGDELGLIAGDLPSADDLLDSADDAPAIRLINGIIADAARQGVSDIHVEPYETGLVVRMRIDGVLRETLRMPPHVAPVIVSRIKVMARLDIAERRVPQDGRIGLSLGGKLLDVRVSTLPSRAGERVVLRILDKDKAGISLELLGMPPAIDQLYRAALAEPNGIVLVTGPTGSGKTTTLYAGLKQLNDGARNILTVEDPVEYAVDGVGQTQVNAKVGFTFASGLRAILRQDPDVVMVGEIRDRETADIAVQASLTGHLVLSTVHTNDAIGAITRLRDMKIEPFLLASSLRAVIAQRLVRRLCPSCQVPVAASGSVCALLGFDSGTVIHEARGCAECGNSGYKGRIGVFEAVRIDDTIRRLINSGADEAVISSHAFRNAQNLGSAARALVEQGVTTAEEAIRISRREAENV; translated from the coding sequence ATGAGCGAGGAAATTGCGGGCCCATCGACCCCGCTGCCGATCAACATTCCCTACGGCTTTGCCAAGCGCTTCGGCGTCGCTCTGACCGGCGAGCAGGACGGGCGGCTCCAGGTGGCGCTGCGCCAAGGCGGCGATCCGCGCGCCTTGATCGAGGTGCGGCGCTATCTGGCGCGGTCGTTCGACCTCGCGTTCGTGGCGGAAGAGGCGTTCGACCGCATCCTCTCCGAGCGCTATGCGATGGACGGCGAAGCGGCGGCGCATGCGGCGGGATCGCTCGGCCTTGGCGACGAGCTCGGCCTCATCGCCGGCGACCTTCCCAGTGCCGACGATTTGCTCGACAGCGCCGACGACGCGCCCGCCATCCGCCTCATCAACGGCATCATCGCCGACGCCGCCCGCCAGGGCGTCTCCGACATCCATGTCGAGCCCTATGAGACCGGGCTCGTCGTGCGGATGCGGATCGACGGCGTGCTGCGCGAGACTTTGCGCATGCCGCCCCATGTCGCGCCGGTGATCGTCAGCCGCATCAAGGTGATGGCGCGCCTCGACATCGCCGAGCGGCGCGTGCCCCAGGACGGCCGCATCGGCCTCAGCCTCGGCGGCAAGCTTCTCGACGTGCGCGTCTCGACGCTGCCGAGCCGGGCCGGCGAGCGGGTCGTGCTGCGCATCCTCGACAAGGACAAGGCCGGCATATCGCTCGAACTGCTCGGCATGCCGCCGGCGATCGACCAGCTCTACCGCGCCGCTCTCGCCGAGCCCAACGGCATCGTGCTCGTCACCGGCCCGACCGGATCGGGCAAGACCACCACGCTCTATGCGGGCCTCAAGCAACTGAACGACGGCGCGCGCAACATCCTCACCGTCGAGGACCCGGTCGAATATGCGGTCGACGGCGTCGGCCAGACCCAGGTCAACGCCAAGGTCGGCTTCACCTTCGCCAGCGGGCTGCGCGCGATCCTGCGCCAGGACCCCGACGTCGTCATGGTCGGCGAGATCCGCGACCGCGAGACCGCCGACATCGCCGTCCAGGCCTCCTTGACCGGCCACCTCGTCCTCTCCACCGTCCACACCAACGACGCGATCGGCGCCATCACCCGCCTGCGCGACATGAAAATCGAACCCTTCCTCCTCGCTTCCTCCCTCAGAGCCGTCATCGCCCAAAGACTGGTCAGAAGACTCTGCCCAAGCTGCCAGGTGCCGGTGGCGGCCTCCGGCTCGGTTTGCGCTCTGCTCGGCTTCGACAGCGGTACCGTAATTCACGAAGCCCGGGGTTGCGCCGAGTGCGGAAATAGCGGGTATAAGGGCCGCATCGGCGTGTTCGAGGCCGTCCGCATCGACGACACGATCCGCCGCCTGATCAACTCCGGAGCCGACGAGGCCGTGATCTCCAGCCATGCCTTCCGCAACGCGCAGAATCTGGGGTCGGCGGCGCGGGCCTTGGTGGAGCAGGGCGTGACCACCGCCGAGGAAGCGATCCGGATCTCGCGGCGCGAGGCCGAAAATGTCTAG
- the gspF gene encoding type II secretion system inner membrane protein GspF encodes MSSFDYLAVDTAGRERRGSVSAPGIDEARDLLSARSLFVVRLAPGTARSERPLLSAGLGLGRRRKLSAKQLTLFTRQLATLVQVSPLEEALRTIGRQAEQEHVRRILIAVHAAVLEGRRLSQAMAREPASFPPLYRAMISAGEASGTLAHILERLSDLLERQALVRGKVLSALAYPVVLAFVASFVVMALMVFVVPKVVEQFDGVGQQLPLLTRIVIALSEFLAAWWWLLLAALVGIALLSARALRDEALRLRFDAGLLRLPLIGRLIRDLNAARMARTLSTMVASRLPLLEGLKLTTETVHNRVLRKASTDITEAVRTGGSLSAALKRTGVFPPLLVYLAASGEASGKLDTMLERAADYLEREFDGFTATALALLEPAIIIVMGVVVALIVLSILLPILQLDTLAGG; translated from the coding sequence ATGTCTAGCTTCGACTATCTGGCAGTCGACACGGCCGGGCGCGAGCGCCGCGGCAGCGTGAGCGCGCCGGGCATCGACGAGGCGCGCGACCTTCTGTCGGCGCGCAGCCTGTTCGTCGTCCGCCTGGCGCCCGGCACCGCCAGGAGCGAGCGGCCGCTGCTTTCGGCCGGGCTGGGCCTAGGCCGGCGGCGCAAGCTTTCCGCCAAGCAATTGACCCTGTTCACGCGCCAGCTCGCCACCCTGGTTCAGGTCAGCCCGCTCGAGGAGGCGTTGCGCACGATCGGGCGGCAGGCGGAGCAGGAGCATGTCCGCCGCATCCTGATCGCCGTCCACGCCGCGGTGCTGGAGGGGCGGCGGCTGTCGCAGGCGATGGCCCGCGAGCCGGCGAGCTTCCCGCCGCTCTACCGCGCCATGATCTCGGCCGGCGAAGCCTCGGGCACGCTGGCGCACATCCTGGAGCGGCTGTCGGACCTGCTCGAGCGGCAGGCGCTGGTCCGGGGCAAGGTGCTGAGCGCGCTCGCCTACCCGGTCGTGCTCGCGTTCGTCGCCAGCTTCGTCGTGATGGCGCTGATGGTGTTCGTTGTGCCCAAAGTGGTCGAACAATTTGACGGCGTCGGCCAGCAATTGCCGCTGCTGACGCGGATCGTGATTGCGCTTTCGGAATTTCTCGCCGCCTGGTGGTGGCTGCTGCTCGCCGCCCTTGTCGGCATCGCCCTGCTCAGCGCGCGCGCCTTGCGCGACGAGGCGCTGCGGCTGCGGTTCGATGCCGGGCTGCTGCGACTGCCGCTGATCGGCCGGCTGATCCGCGACCTCAATGCGGCGCGCATGGCGCGGACCCTGTCGACGATGGTCGCGAGCCGGCTGCCGCTGCTGGAGGGGCTGAAGCTCACCACCGAAACGGTCCATAACCGCGTGCTGCGCAAGGCCTCGACCGACATCACCGAGGCGGTGCGCACCGGCGGCAGCCTGTCGGCGGCGCTGAAGCGAACCGGCGTGTTCCCGCCCTTGCTCGTCTATCTGGCGGCGAGCGGCGAGGCGAGCGGCAAGCTCGACACGATGCTCGAGCGCGCCGCCGATTATCTGGAACGCGAATTCGACGGCTTCACCGCAACGGCGCTGGCCCTGCTCGAGCCGGCGATCATCATTGTCATGGGAGTGGTCGTGGCGCTGATCGTGCTGTCGATCCTGCTCCCGATTCTCCAGCTCGATACGCTGGCAGGGGGTTAG
- the gspL gene encoding type II secretion system protein GspL: MDSLLVFVGPLGEAEGWLLVEGDRVARRGDGLDGLPLLADPGSGDPLRIVTVVPGEEVTVHWLELPAGLAPAQALVAGRMAAADVSAEGLADLHVAVGGEAEGGGLRAVALTPVLRMTRWIEQLQAHGLDPDAIVPKPLLLVPPEQGFARFARGDAPLYRGATEAFSIEPELAGVIVGDAPVTDLDRAAFEEGLAAALAAMPVDLRQGAFAKRRRWKIEWPWVRRIAALAIALLAVTLAIQLASILRYTHAADALEAETQAVAASVLPPGTNASDPARRLAERVADLRGSGAGYTAITSALFAAVRATAGVELGAFTFERDGSLRVAVLADTPANVALLQQRIEAAGFATQAGQTQSAGGRPMMEMTVRAR; the protein is encoded by the coding sequence GTGGATAGTCTCCTGGTCTTCGTAGGTCCGCTGGGCGAGGCCGAAGGCTGGCTGCTGGTCGAAGGCGACCGCGTCGCGCGGCGCGGCGACGGGCTTGACGGGCTGCCGCTGCTCGCGGACCCGGGGAGCGGCGACCCGCTGCGCATCGTCACGGTGGTGCCCGGCGAGGAAGTGACCGTGCACTGGCTCGAGCTGCCCGCCGGCCTCGCCCCCGCGCAGGCGCTCGTCGCCGGGCGGATGGCCGCGGCGGACGTCAGCGCGGAAGGGCTGGCCGATCTCCATGTCGCGGTCGGCGGCGAGGCGGAAGGCGGCGGCCTTCGCGCGGTCGCGCTCACGCCGGTGCTGCGCATGACGCGCTGGATCGAGCAGCTCCAGGCGCACGGGCTAGACCCCGACGCGATCGTGCCCAAGCCGCTGCTGCTGGTGCCGCCCGAGCAGGGCTTTGCCCGCTTCGCGCGCGGCGACGCGCCGCTCTACCGCGGCGCCACCGAAGCGTTTAGCATCGAACCTGAATTGGCCGGCGTGATCGTCGGCGACGCGCCGGTGACGGATCTGGACCGGGCTGCGTTCGAGGAGGGGCTCGCCGCCGCGCTTGCCGCGATGCCGGTCGACCTGCGCCAGGGCGCGTTCGCCAAAAGGCGGCGCTGGAAGATCGAATGGCCTTGGGTACGGCGGATCGCGGCGCTCGCCATCGCCCTGCTGGCGGTGACGCTGGCGATCCAGCTCGCCTCCATCCTGCGCTACACCCATGCCGCCGATGCGCTCGAAGCCGAGACGCAGGCGGTCGCGGCAAGCGTGCTTCCGCCCGGTACGAATGCCAGCGATCCGGCCCGGCGCCTCGCCGAACGTGTCGCCGACCTGCGCGGCAGCGGCGCGGGCTATACTGCGATCACCTCGGCCTTGTTCGCCGCGGTGCGCGCCACCGCCGGAGTCGAGCTCGGCGCATTCACCTTCGAGCGGGACGGCAGCCTGCGCGTCGCAGTGCTCGCCGACACGCCGGCGAACGTCGCCTTGCTGCAGCAGCGGATCGAGGCGGCCGGCTTCGCGACCCAGGCCGGACAGACACAGAGCGCCGGCGGGAGGCCGATGATGGAAATGACGGTGCGCGCGCGATGA